The sequence TCGGGCATTTATCGGTGGGCTCGCCTTCGTGGATGTGCCCGCAGATGCTGCAGACGTAGTAGTCCACGGCCGCCAGTTCGCTCATCTGCTCCGCCGCCTTGGAGTAGAGGTTTGCGTGGCATTCCTCGGCCTGGTTGGCGAACACGAAATATTTTTCGGCGGCCTTTTCGCCTTCGGCCTTGGCGTCGGCGATCATGGCCGGATACATGGACTTGAACTCATGGGTTTCACCTGCCACGGCCTCTTTGAGGTTCTCGGCCGTGGAGCCGATGCCCTTCATGAGGCGCAAATGCGCATGGGCGTGGATGGTCTCGGCGTGAGCCGCGGCCCGAAACAATTTGGCGACCTGCGGGAGCCCCTCTTCTTCAGCCTTTTTGGCGAAAGCCAGATATTTGCGGTTAGCCTGGGATTCTCCGGCAAAGGCTTCTTTCAAATTATCGGTCGTCTTGCTCATCGGTATTCTCCTTTGATGTTTTGGTTATCAGGAATAATTCTCATCTTGCTAATGAAACCTTCTCCAAGTTGCAAGTACTTTTTTTTACAGCACAAGCATCCCACTCACCGTCAGGATTCCTCCTGCACCAAACAGCCGACACGCACAGCCGCTGGTTGGATGCTCACAAAAACATCCGAAGGTCTGACACAATGAGAAGCCACTCCCATATCACGTATCGATTCCGCTTGAAACTTCTCAATAGCGCCAGTTCCCACAAAAAAGCCCTCCCGCAACGCCACAAGGTCATGCCGACATGAGCAGCTTGTCGTGACGCACAACCATCTTCCTGCTGCCAGCCGCAACAAAAACACGGCCCACCAGCGCCTCAAGGCTCGCTGACGGCATGGTCTTGAGGCCTGCCGGCTGTCTGACTGCGCCAGGCATCGTTTGTTGAAGCGTTGCCGCGCGCACTGCCTGAATTTTCCGCACTGACGCGCAACGGTTCAACTCTACGAGGCCGGCAAAGGAGTTCCGGCGGGTCTCAAGGCCATGCCGACAGCGGGCCGCTTTTCGTTTAAGAAAAAACGGTCCGAAACAGCACGTGCGCAAAGCTGCGGCCCATTTTTCGGAATTCAAACAAAATAGGCCCCCGCACCGTGAAGTGCGGGGGCCTATTTTGGCAAAAAGAGGAAGTTATTTTCTAATTAGCAAAGGGCGGGCCAAAACAAATCAGACTTGAATTTTCTCAGAAAAAAGTCATAACTTTCTAAAATAATTAGCCTTTATTTTTCAACCGCCAAGACCTGAATCCGCCCGTAAAATTCAAATTTTTAAACCCCATTTTCATAAGGCCCCGGAACAACACGACCGGCGAAAAAAAATTTGTACTAGGAGACCACCTCGAACCCTGCGGCGGATATCTCTTCCATAGGTATCGCCCCCGCCCGCAGGATTCGCACGGAGTTCGCCCCCACGATTTCCACCAGGGTGGACGGCAGTCCTCCGCCGGGCCATGGAGAATCCGTAATGACCAACGCCTCCGACAGCCGCACGAGCTCGGGGTCGAGTTCTTCGAGCCTGCACGCGGGCGGCCGCCCGCTGCGGTTGGCGCTGGAAGACACCAGCGGCGCGCCGGCTTCCCGGCAGAGCCGCGCGGCAATGGGGTGCGGCGACATGCGCACGGCCGAACGGCCGCCACGGTCCTGCGCAAGAGGGCTCACGCGCTGATCGACTTCGACCACGATGGAGAGCGGCCCCGGCCAAAATTTCCGGGCCAGCTTCTCCTGGGCGCTCGTGAGCCGCAAAAAGCGCTCCGCCATCTGCCAATCGGAGATAATAAGCGGCAGAGGCTTGCCCTCTGGCCGCCCCTTGACCGAAAAAATTCTCTCCACGGCAGAGTGCATGGTGGCCAGACAGCCCAGGGCGTAAAACGTCTCCGTCGGGTAGATGACCAGCCTTCCCCTTGCAAATTCAAGCACTTCGGCTTCACGCACCGCACTCATGCGTCCGGCCCTCCACTGCGCATTGACCGGGGTCCGGGGAGGCTGGTACATGCCAAACATGAGCGCACACGGCGGGGCCCGGCAAACCTTTCCGCCCTATCTAAATAAATTTCAAGCATTTTCATATCTTACAATCAAAGCTCGTCTTGGCAGGGACTTTGCTTGATCTGGTAAAAAAGGAAGGAGATGGCCATGAAAATCACCCCGGATCAATTGGCTGCCCTGCAGCTCCAGCAAAAAAACACGGCCCGGAACACTCCAGGCGAAGGATTCGCAAAGGCTCTGGCCCAGGAGCTGGGATCGGAATCCACAGCCGAGACCAGCAACACCGCGCCTGCGACCGGTCCCATGGTTCGACTTGATCAGGCCTTGCAGGCCGCCATGCTGCAAAAACCAACAGAGCAGACGGTCATGGACAAGATGAATGCATTGCTTTCCAAGTGGGAAGATTATTCCCAAATAATCGGCTCGGAAGACGGCAACCTGCGAGAAGGCTACAGTCTGCTCGCGGACATTCGCCAAAACATCCAGGAGGTCAAGGGCGACCTGACCCAAACCTCTGGTCAGGGGCTCGCGACCATGGTCGAAGAGCTGGATATCCTGACCACCACGGAAGAGTTCAAGTTCAACCGCGGCGACTATCTGAACTGACGCCCGGTTCCGGTGCCATTTCTCCCGTTTTTTTCGGCGCTTCACCTGAAGCGCCGTTTTTTATGATCAGAGCAGTCCTAAAAGGGCCTCACGCACGCTTGATCTTTTGATCTCCAGGCGCGAACCTTGAAAACGAAATTCCCGGCTCCAGACCCTGCGGTTAATCCGCCACGCCATCCAGACCAACCCCACAGGTTTTTCCGGAGTGCCCCCGTCCGGCCCCGCGATGCCGGAAATGGCCAGGGCAACGGGGACCTTCATCAGCTCGCACACTCCATGGACCATGCTCTCCACGCAGGCCTGACTGACCGCGCCATGACGGATCAATATCTCTTCCGGCACGCCAAGCAGACGCATCTTGACGCGGTTGTCATAGGCCACCACGCCGCCCTCGAACCAGCGCGAACTTCCCGCCACATCCGTCAGCGTGCTCGCCACTAGCCCGCCGGTGCAGGATTCGGCCGTGGCCATGCGGGCTCCCTGAAGAAGCAGGGATTCTCCCAGCCGAGCGACCATGGTTTCCACATCCAGTTCCATCAGCCCTCCAGAACAGATAGGGAATGATTTTTCCATCCCCGCAAACGTGAAAGTACGATTTTCAATTCCGCGAGACGGCGGCGCAGGGTCGCCAAGCATCCTCTTGAAATTCAAGGCATCTTCTATCCGGCAGTCAAACCCGAGGCAAGCCTTGAATTCGGCGGTCCGTGATGACAAAGAGGAGATTCGAGGGACGCCTGCACAAACTTTTCAACCCCGGCACAAGAGAAAAAACGATGTCCATTTTAAGCGACACAAATGAAACGCTGCTGCCGCCCGGTCGATACCGGCATTTCAAAGGCGGAGAATACGAGGTTCTGGGCGTAGCCAGGCACAGCGAAGGTCTGGAGGATATGGTGGTGTACCGCCCGCTTTACAACGACACAGGCCTGTGGGTCCGCCCGTTGTCCATGTTCACGGAGACCGTCGAGCGGGACGGGAAAACACAACCACGCTTCACCCTCCTGAAAGAAAGCTGACGTTTCCCAACGGCGAAGCTCCCTTCTGAAAGAAACATCCGTCACGGATGCGAAAATCGCGTGTCGGCGCGGCTCAGGGATGGCCTGCCGAGTATATGGATTTCATACCATATGCGAAAGGCGCGTATCGGCGCGGCACAGGGATGGCCTGCCGGAACTCCTTCGCGGGCCGCGTAATGCTTCCCGGCCTTGAGATCTCGTCTTTCTTTCTCGCCCTGTGCGTGAGGCGGCCGGGAAGCAAACGATTCCTGGCTCAGTCAGACAGCCGACAGGCCATCCCTGTGCCGCGCCGACACGCTTGAGCCGAGGAAGAGTACCGCTGAAAATCCGGCTATCTTCAATCGAAATTGGTTCGTTAAGGATGACGCTTCCTCCCCCCCTGAAAGGGGTGCAGGGGACGCGTCCCCTGCCCGCCGGAGGCATCTTCCCCTCTCCCCTAATCCTTCTTACCGCGCACCAGTCGGGGCTTGCTGCCGTCCTGGGGTCCGATGACGCCGTCCATTTCCATTTGTTCGATAAAGCGGGCGGCGCGGTTGAAGCCGATGCGCAGGCGGCGCTGGATCATGGAGATGGAGGCTCGGCCCTGGTCCGTGACAAAATCGATGGCCTCGCTGTATTTGGGATCGTCGAGGACGTCGCTTGAACCGCCGTTGCCTTCGCCTCCGCTCTCACCGGCGGTGTTCCACTCGGCGAAATCCAGTTCGAAACGCTGGGGCCGCTGTTTCTCCCAATATTTGACCACGCGTGCGATCTCGTCGTCGCCCACGAAGGCGCCATGCACGCGCTGTATGTTGCCGCCGCTGAGTTTGAAGAGCATGTCGCCGTGGCCGAGGAGGTATTCCGCGCCGATGCCGTCGAGGATGGTCCGCGAATCATGCTTGGAACTGACCTGGAAGGCGATGCGCGAGGGGAAGTTGGCCTTGATGATGCCTGTGACCACGTCCACGGAAGGGCGCTGGGTGGCCAGGATGAGGTGAATGCCCGAGGCCCGCGCCAACTGGGCCAGGCGGACGATGCTGCCTTCCACTTCCTTGGCCGCCGTCATCATCATGTCGGCCAGTTCGTCGACCACGATGATGAGATAGGGAAAGGGTTTCAGGTCGCGCATGTCCTCGGGACGGTCGTCACCCATCTCGGCCAGTTTCTGATTGTAGGTGGTGATGTGGCGCACGCCTGTTCTGGCCATGGCCTCGTAGCGCTGCTCCATTTCGTAGACCGCCCATTCCAGGGCATTTTTGGCCAGATGCATGTCCGTGACCACGGGATGAACCAGGTGCGGAAGCGTTCCGTAGACGGCCAGCTCGATGCGTTTGGGGTCGACCAGCAGCAGCTTCACATGCTCGGGATCGTGCTTGTAGACGATGCTCAGGAGCAGGCAGTTGAGGCACACGGACTTGCCCGCGCCGGTTGCGCCGGCCACGAGCATGTGCGGCATTTTGGCCAGATCGGCGATCTTGGGGTTGCCTTGGATGTCCATGCCCAAAGCCAGGGGCAGCTGGGCCTTGGTGTCGGCAAAGGCCGGATCATCGATGATTTCGCGCAGGTAGACGGTCTGGCGTTGTTCGTTGGGAATTTCAATGCCCACGGTGTCGCGCCCGGGGAGCGGGGCCACGATACGCACGGCCCGGGCTTTCAGGGCCAAGGCCAGGTCATCGCTCATATTGGCGATGCGGCTGACCTTGACGCCCGGCGCGGGTTTGAACTCGAACATGGTGATGACCGGTCCGGGCTGCACTCCCTGCACCTCGCCCTGAATACCGAAATCGGCGAAACAGGAGGTCAGGGCCTGGGACTGCCTGTCCAGAACCGCCTTCGGGATCGCAATGCGCGAGGCCGGCACCTGGGCCAAAAGATCAAGGGGCGGCAGGCTGCTGCCGGAAGTTGCCGGTCTGGCAGGAGCGGCAGGCTTTACTGGTTTGGGCTGGGGCTTGGGTATGATCCGGGGTTCTGCCGCACGCGCGTCCTCAGCGGGCTTGCGCGGTTTGGCAGGCGGCCGCTGTGCCTGAGGAGATGGAAGATCGACCGCAATGGAGCGTTCTGACCGCCAGTCCCGGAATCTTTGAAAAAAGCCCCGCACCACCGACAACCAGCCCGCGCATTTTTCCACCAACGCGCGGTATGACATGCCAAAAAGCAGTCGGCCTGCGATAAGGGTCAGGCAGACGGCAACAAGCACAAAGCCGTAGTTGCCGAAGACGCGCTGCAGCAGCGCATACAGGGTCCGTCCGACAAATCCGCCGCTGACCATGCCTGATTCGGACAGATCCAGACTCAGGACCGCAAAATGCAGCCAGAGCGGAACCAGGATCGCCAGCATGATGCCGCCGATCCAGCGCAGCCAATGTGGCCGAAAGCTCGGAAAAAAGAGCATCGCCGCGGCCAGGGCGAAGAAAACAGGCCACAGCCATGCCGCCGCGCCACACAGATCGACCAGTCCTCCGGCCACATATGCGCCCAGGGTGCCGACCAGATTCTGCGTCTTGTGGCCGGCCACGGACTGATGGTTGAATCCGGGGTCGGCGGGAGAATAGGAATACAGGGCCAAGGTCACAAGTGCCAGGGAACAGGCAAAGACCAGCGCACAAATTTCCCGTACGAGCTTGTTGCCGTCTTTAGTCATGCGTTTTTTTCCATGCTGGGACAGTTGCAAAAACAAAAGGCCACAGAGCGCTCTCCATGGCCTTTTGGATGCTGTCGATCAACCAAACTATTCGCGGCCGAGATATTCGCCCGTTTCCGTATTGACCTTGATCTTGGTTCCAATCTCGACGAAAAGCGGGACGTTGACCACAATCCCCGTCTCCAGGGTCGCGGGTTTGGAGGCTCCGGTAACGGTGTCGCCCTTCATGCCGGGATCGGTCATGGTCACTTCCAGGACCACGGAGCCGGACATTTCCAGATCCAGAGGACGCCCTTGATACAGCATGACCTTATAGGCCTGGGCCTCCTTCAGGTAGCCTCCCTTTTCGCCGATGAGATCGTGCGGGACGGAAATCTGTTCAAAGGTTGTCATATCCATAAAGGCATAGCTTTCGCCTTCATTGTACAGGTACTGCATTTCCCGGACTTCCAGGTCCGGCTTGGGGAATTTGATCCCGGAACGAAAATTCTGCTCGACCACTGATCCGGTGAGCAGGTTGCGGTACTTGGTGCGCATGAACGCACCGCCCTTGCCCGGCTTGTAATGACTGCACTCCAGAATCTCGCACGGAGCGCCGTCAATCTCTATCTTCTTACCTTTCTTGAAATCACTCGTAGCTAACATGCTTGCCTTGCTTCCTCCATAGATTTGTCCCTGTCGACGCCTTGGCAGAGCCTCAGGGCTGGGTCAGACGCTGCCAAAGCGCCTGGACTGCGAGCGCATAGCTCATAATGCCGAAACCGGCAATAGCCCCGATGCAGTGCCGCGCGATAAGACTTTTGTGCCGTATGGTGGACTGGCGGGCATGCACGTTGCTCAAATGGACCTCGACACAGGGAATCCTGATCCAGGCCAGACAATCGGCCAAGGCAAGACTGGTGTGGGTGTAGGCCCCGGCATTAAGGACAACCCCGTCGCTCTTGACCTTCCACGCCTCTTCGAGGCGGTCAATGAGAGCGCCTTCGGAATTGGACTGAAACTGCGTCAAACGAATGCGTGCGGCGTCGTCCCCGAGCAGTCTTTCAACCATCCCGGGGAGCGCGTCCATACCTGTTGCTCCGTATATTTCCGGCTGACGCTGTCCCAGAAAGCCCAGATTGGGGCCATTTATAACCACAAATTCCATGTGCTATTTCTGCTCCGAGGGCTCACCCACGGTATCGGAATGCGGCGGCAGAACCACCACCGTGTCGGGCTCGTCCTGGGCGATGACGGCATCCGGATCCAGGGCTGCCACATCGACGTTCATGAGAAAAATGCGATCTCCGGCCTCGACCTCACGGTCGCTGACCACGATCTCAAGATTGCACAATACTCCTGTCGCTCCGCCCTGCTCTTTGGGCAGCGCGACAGTATTATCCTGCATGAGCTGCTTGATTTCGGCCATACCGATAACGCGATAAAAGCTGCTGCCAAGTTCGCCGACAGGTTCAGCGATGGCGACGTAGGACGGCAAGGTTTCGGGCACCGTCTGATAGAGCATGGCGTAGAGCACATCATGCATGCCGGCGATATAGCGGTCCTCTTCCAGAGAGATGATCTGTCCCCCAAGGGCCAGGTCGCCGACAAAACTGGTCGAGACCAGAAAGTTCTGGACCAGATCGCCGGTCTCCGGGTCTCCTTGGGTATTGAGCAGCCCGCTCTGGGTATACGCCCCGTCCATTTGCCCCAGCGGAGTCATTCCGGCCACGGGGACGATGACGATATCTTTGTTCAAAATCTTGTTGAAGACCTTGATGAGCCCTGCATTCCTGGCCTCGGTCCAGATCCCGGTGTCGGCATCCACGTATTTGGTCAGTTCCATTTCACTCAGACGCAA is a genomic window of Desulfomicrobium baculatum DSM 4028 containing:
- a CDS encoding CinA family protein, with the protein product MELDVETMVARLGESLLLQGARMATAESCTGGLVASTLTDVAGSSRWFEGGVVAYDNRVKMRLLGVPEEILIRHGAVSQACVESMVHGVCELMKVPVALAISGIAGPDGGTPEKPVGLVWMAWRINRRVWSREFRFQGSRLEIKRSSVREALLGLL
- a CDS encoding DUF1653 domain-containing protein, with amino-acid sequence MSILSDTNETLLPPGRYRHFKGGEYEVLGVARHSEGLEDMVVYRPLYNDTGLWVRPLSMFTETVERDGKTQPRFTLLKES
- a CDS encoding L-threonylcarbamoyladenylate synthase; translation: MSAVREAEVLEFARGRLVIYPTETFYALGCLATMHSAVERIFSVKGRPEGKPLPLIISDWQMAERFLRLTSAQEKLARKFWPGPLSIVVEVDQRVSPLAQDRGGRSAVRMSPHPIAARLCREAGAPLVSSSANRSGRPPACRLEELDPELVRLSEALVITDSPWPGGGLPSTLVEIVGANSVRILRAGAIPMEEISAAGFEVVS
- a CDS encoding rubrerythrin family protein; the encoded protein is MSKTTDNLKEAFAGESQANRKYLAFAKKAEEEGLPQVAKLFRAAAHAETIHAHAHLRLMKGIGSTAENLKEAVAGETHEFKSMYPAMIADAKAEGEKAAEKYFVFANQAEECHANLYSKAAEQMSELAAVDYYVCSICGHIHEGEPTDKCPICGAPPKAYGVVA
- a CDS encoding DNA translocase FtsK; translation: MTKDGNKLVREICALVFACSLALVTLALYSYSPADPGFNHQSVAGHKTQNLVGTLGAYVAGGLVDLCGAAAWLWPVFFALAAAMLFFPSFRPHWLRWIGGIMLAILVPLWLHFAVLSLDLSESGMVSGGFVGRTLYALLQRVFGNYGFVLVAVCLTLIAGRLLFGMSYRALVEKCAGWLSVVRGFFQRFRDWRSERSIAVDLPSPQAQRPPAKPRKPAEDARAAEPRIIPKPQPKPVKPAAPARPATSGSSLPPLDLLAQVPASRIAIPKAVLDRQSQALTSCFADFGIQGEVQGVQPGPVITMFEFKPAPGVKVSRIANMSDDLALALKARAVRIVAPLPGRDTVGIEIPNEQRQTVYLREIIDDPAFADTKAQLPLALGMDIQGNPKIADLAKMPHMLVAGATGAGKSVCLNCLLLSIVYKHDPEHVKLLLVDPKRIELAVYGTLPHLVHPVVTDMHLAKNALEWAVYEMEQRYEAMARTGVRHITTYNQKLAEMGDDRPEDMRDLKPFPYLIIVVDELADMMMTAAKEVEGSIVRLAQLARASGIHLILATQRPSVDVVTGIIKANFPSRIAFQVSSKHDSRTILDGIGAEYLLGHGDMLFKLSGGNIQRVHGAFVGDDEIARVVKYWEKQRPQRFELDFAEWNTAGESGGEGNGGSSDVLDDPKYSEAIDFVTDQGRASISMIQRRLRIGFNRAARFIEQMEMDGVIGPQDGSKPRLVRGKKD
- the efp gene encoding elongation factor P; translation: MLATSDFKKGKKIEIDGAPCEILECSHYKPGKGGAFMRTKYRNLLTGSVVEQNFRSGIKFPKPDLEVREMQYLYNEGESYAFMDMTTFEQISVPHDLIGEKGGYLKEAQAYKVMLYQGRPLDLEMSGSVVLEVTMTDPGMKGDTVTGASKPATLETGIVVNVPLFVEIGTKIKVNTETGEYLGRE
- a CDS encoding type II 3-dehydroquinate dehydratase: MEFVVINGPNLGFLGQRQPEIYGATGMDALPGMVERLLGDDAARIRLTQFQSNSEGALIDRLEEAWKVKSDGVVLNAGAYTHTSLALADCLAWIRIPCVEVHLSNVHARQSTIRHKSLIARHCIGAIAGFGIMSYALAVQALWQRLTQP